From one Chanodichthys erythropterus isolate Z2021 chromosome 3, ASM2448905v1, whole genome shotgun sequence genomic stretch:
- the LOC137017060 gene encoding zinc finger protein 235-like isoform X1 produces the protein MSDLEPCRMKHTEDTEEQRELMEVKEESEELSEVEEKHHVKPGEKYLMDSMTEKTFLKKNKSFTCTQCGKSFTNNRSLEIHIRVHTGEKPYTCDQCGKSFTLSASLKYHMKSHTGEKPFTCDQCGKGFKKKHHLEVHIRVHTGEKPFTCDLCGKSFKQSSQLQNHTRAHTGEKPFTCDQCGKSFTRSEHLKDHMRIHTEEKPFTCDQCGKTFIVASSLKKHLRVHKKEKPHSCFVCGKSFSVLHNLRAHQKIHTEVRDHVCFECGKTFSFVSVLKQHQKIHTGEKPYKCSHCDKRFNQSSYLKKHERIHTGEKPHKCSYCNKRFSRSTHLKTHERIHTGEKPYKCSHCDKRFSQLANLKKHERFHGEEKPHTCDQCGKSFTIKSHLMLHMKIHAVEKPHDCSLTSQNHLEGEIQ, from the exons atgagtgatcTAGAACCCTGccgaatgaaacacactgaagatactgaagaacaaagag agctgatggaagtgaaggaggagagtgaagaactgagtgaagtggaggagaaacatcatgtcaaacctggagaaaaaTATTTGATGGACTCAATGACTGAAAAGACATttctaaagaaaaataaatctttcacctgcactcagtgtggaaagagtttcacaaacAATCGTAGTCTTGAGATTCACATCAGagttcacaccggagagaagccgtacacatgtgatcaatgtgggaagagcttcACGCTGTCAGCAAGCCTTAAATACCACATGAAGAgccacaccggagagaagccgttcacatgtgatcagtgtggaaagggcttcaaaaaaaaacatcatcttGAGGTTCACATtagagttcatactggagagaagccattcacatgtgatctgtgtgggaagagcttcaaACAATCATCACAGCTTCAAAACCACACGAGAgcccacactggagagaagccgttcacatgtgatcaatgtgggaagagtttcacccGATCAGAACACCTTAAAgatcacatgaggatccacactgaagagaagccgttcacatgcgATCAATGCggaaaaacatttattgtggCGTCCTCCCTAAAGAAACACCTTAGAGTTCATAAaaaggagaagccacattcatgttttgtatgtggaaagagtttttcagtGCTTCACAATTTACGTGCACATCAGAAAATTCACACTGAAGTAAGAGATCATGTGTGCTTTGAGTGTGGGAAGACTTTTTCTTTTGTGAGTGTTTTAAAACAGCACCAgaaaattcacactggagaaaaaccttacaagtgttcacactgtgacaagagattcaatcaGTCATCATATCTGAAAAAACATGaaaggatccacactggagaaaaacctcacaAGTGTTCATATTGCAACAAGAGATTCAGTCGTTCAACACATCTGAAAACGCATGAGAGGATccatactggagaaaaaccttacaagtgttcacactgtgacaagagattcagtcagttAGCAAATCTGAAAAAACATGAGAGGTTCCACGGTGAAGAGAAGCCacacacgtgtgatcagtgtggaaagagtttcactatTAAAAGTCACCTGATGctacacatgaagatccatgcagtggagaaaccacatGACTGCAGTCTGACATCACA AAATCATCTGGAAGGAGAGATCCAGTGA
- the LOC137017060 gene encoding zinc finger protein 235-like isoform X2, translating to MEVKEESEELSEVEEKHHVKPGEKYLMDSMTEKTFLKKNKSFTCTQCGKSFTNNRSLEIHIRVHTGEKPYTCDQCGKSFTLSASLKYHMKSHTGEKPFTCDQCGKGFKKKHHLEVHIRVHTGEKPFTCDLCGKSFKQSSQLQNHTRAHTGEKPFTCDQCGKSFTRSEHLKDHMRIHTEEKPFTCDQCGKTFIVASSLKKHLRVHKKEKPHSCFVCGKSFSVLHNLRAHQKIHTEVRDHVCFECGKTFSFVSVLKQHQKIHTGEKPYKCSHCDKRFNQSSYLKKHERIHTGEKPHKCSYCNKRFSRSTHLKTHERIHTGEKPYKCSHCDKRFSQLANLKKHERFHGEEKPHTCDQCGKSFTIKSHLMLHMKIHAVEKPHDCSLTSQNHLEGEIQ from the exons atggaagtgaaggaggagagtgaagaactgagtgaagtggaggagaaacatcatgtcaaacctggagaaaaaTATTTGATGGACTCAATGACTGAAAAGACATttctaaagaaaaataaatctttcacctgcactcagtgtggaaagagtttcacaaacAATCGTAGTCTTGAGATTCACATCAGagttcacaccggagagaagccgtacacatgtgatcaatgtgggaagagcttcACGCTGTCAGCAAGCCTTAAATACCACATGAAGAgccacaccggagagaagccgttcacatgtgatcagtgtggaaagggcttcaaaaaaaaacatcatcttGAGGTTCACATtagagttcatactggagagaagccattcacatgtgatctgtgtgggaagagcttcaaACAATCATCACAGCTTCAAAACCACACGAGAgcccacactggagagaagccgttcacatgtgatcaatgtgggaagagtttcacccGATCAGAACACCTTAAAgatcacatgaggatccacactgaagagaagccgttcacatgcgATCAATGCggaaaaacatttattgtggCGTCCTCCCTAAAGAAACACCTTAGAGTTCATAAaaaggagaagccacattcatgttttgtatgtggaaagagtttttcagtGCTTCACAATTTACGTGCACATCAGAAAATTCACACTGAAGTAAGAGATCATGTGTGCTTTGAGTGTGGGAAGACTTTTTCTTTTGTGAGTGTTTTAAAACAGCACCAgaaaattcacactggagaaaaaccttacaagtgttcacactgtgacaagagattcaatcaGTCATCATATCTGAAAAAACATGaaaggatccacactggagaaaaacctcacaAGTGTTCATATTGCAACAAGAGATTCAGTCGTTCAACACATCTGAAAACGCATGAGAGGATccatactggagaaaaaccttacaagtgttcacactgtgacaagagattcagtcagttAGCAAATCTGAAAAAACATGAGAGGTTCCACGGTGAAGAGAAGCCacacacgtgtgatcagtgtggaaagagtttcactatTAAAAGTCACCTGATGctacacatgaagatccatgcagtggagaaaccacatGACTGCAGTCTGACATCACA AAATCATCTGGAAGGAGAGATCCAGTGA
- the LOC137017051 gene encoding zinc finger protein 431-like: MFSEAPPTTILPSVISPINAGIFPSYKHQSIMKSAKTEFIKEDSESDPEPCRMKHTEDTEEQRELIEGNEENGGLSEVEDKKHVITGEKPLSSSQTKQKDLKKRRAKKSFSCTQCGKSFTSKLCLERHTKVHTRERLFTCDQCGKSLSTKYNLELHMRVHTGEKLLTCTQCGKSFSNKQSLKRHIRGHTGEKPYTCTQCGKSFKNKYELDVHMRVHTGEKPYTCDQCGKSFTQSGHLKEHMNIHPGEKLYKCSYCDKSFNQSGILKKHERIHTGEKPYKCSHCDKRFNRSANLKTHEIIHTEEKPHTCDQCGKSFSLKVHLRRHMKVHTGEKPYTCDQCGKSFKQLAYFKEHINIHTGGKPYTCDQCGKTFWLSSVLKMHLKFHTKEKPHSCNSCGKSFSRLEHLKIHQKIHTGVREYMCFECEKTFTTGSDLKVHQRIHTGEKPYKCSYCDKRFSLSGHLKTHKRIHTGEKPYKCSHCDKSFSQSANLKRHERMHTEKIYPCTACGKCFKHLTSLHRHTRRNHSKRCTRSSSWSSSDVHVSTVGSFGSGRVSMVTLTVLRLCSSIRNKLH, from the exons ATgttcagtgaagctcctcccacaacaATCCTGCCTTCAGTGATTTCCCCAATAAATgctggaatattcccatcatacaagcatcagagcatcatgaaatctgcaaagactgagtttattaaagaggacagtgagagtgatccagaaccctgcagaatgaaacacactgaagatactgaagaacaaagag AGTTGATTGAAGGAAATGAGGAGAATGGAGGATTGAGTGAAGTTGAGGACAAAAAGCATGTCataactggagaaaaacctttgagttCCTCTCAAACCAAACAGAAAgatttaaagaaaagaagagccaagaaatctttctcctgcactcagtgtggaaagagtttcacaagcAAGCTATGTCTTGAGCGTCACACGAAAGTTCATACTAGAGAGAGactgttcacatgtgatcagtgtgggaagagtttgtCGACCAAATATAATCTTGAgcttcacatgagagttcatactggGGAGAAGTTGTtgacctgcactcagtgtggaaagagtttctcaaacAAACAAAGTCTTAAGCGTCACATTAGAggtcatactggagagaagccgtacacttgcactcagtgtggaaagagcttcaaaaacaaatatgagcttgatgttcacatgagagttcacactggagagaaaccgtacacatgtgatcaatgcgGGAAGAGTTTTACGCAATCAGGACACCTTAAAGAACACATGAACATCCACCCTGGAGAGAAACTTTACAAGTGTTCATACTGCGACAAGAGCTTCAATCAGtcaggaatcctgaaaaaacatgagaggatccacactggagaaaaaccttacaagtgttcacactgtgacaagagattcaatcGGTCAgcaaatctgaaaacacatgagataaTCCACACTGAAGAGAAACcacacacatgtgatcagtgcggAAAGAGTTTCTCGTTAAAAGTACACCTTAGGAGGCATATGAaggttcatactggagagaaaccgtacacttgtgatcaatgtggaaagagtttcaaacaATTAGCGTACTTTAAAGAACACATAAACATCCATACAGGAGGGAAGCcttacacatgtgatcaatgcgGAAAAACGTTTTGGTTGTCTTCAGTCCTGAAGATGCACCTGAAATTTCATACAAAAGAAAAGCCACATTCATGTAATtcatgtggaaagagtttttcacgtctagaacatttaaaaatacatcagAAAATtcacactggtgtgagagagtacatgtgctttgagtgtgagaagacttttactaCAGGGAGTGATTTAAAAGTGCACCagaggattcacactggagaaaaaccttacaaatgttcatactgtgacaagagattcagtctgTCAGGACACCTGAAAACCCATAagaggattcacactggagagaaaccttacaagtgttcacactgcgaCAAGAGCTTCAGTCAGTCAGCAAATCTGAAAAGGCACGAGAGGATGCACACTGAAAAAATATATCCCTGCACTGCATGTGGGAAGTGTTTCAAGCATTTAACTTCTCTACACAGACATACAAGAAGAAATCACA